One Janthinobacterium sp. TB1-E2 genomic region harbors:
- a CDS encoding type III pantothenate kinase yields MLLLIDAGNTRIKWALVAADSAAGDWLASGAVAHAQIDTLAAQWAQLAIHEALLSNVAGAVIGTRLRAMLPVVARDFVSLPQLAGLTNGYRAPSQLGCDRFAAAIGAQALAPGQAVIVANCGTATTIDAVTADGVFLGGMILPGLGLMASSLARNTAQLPQIASDAMLPAGFADNTDDAILSGCLAAQAGAIERAVRMHGASACLLSGGAAPHIAPALALAVPLHLVDNIVMIGLQAAARAGAAGTQGNHVC; encoded by the coding sequence ATGCTGCTGCTGATCGACGCCGGCAATACGCGCATCAAATGGGCACTCGTGGCGGCCGACAGTGCCGCCGGCGACTGGCTGGCCAGCGGCGCCGTCGCGCATGCGCAGATCGACACCCTGGCTGCGCAATGGGCGCAACTGGCCATCCATGAGGCGCTGCTGTCGAACGTGGCCGGCGCCGTCATCGGCACGCGCCTGCGCGCCATGCTGCCCGTCGTTGCCCGCGACTTTGTCTCGCTGCCACAGCTGGCGGGCCTCACGAACGGCTACCGCGCGCCGTCGCAGCTGGGGTGCGACCGCTTTGCCGCCGCCATCGGCGCGCAAGCGCTGGCGCCTGGCCAGGCCGTCATCGTCGCCAATTGCGGCACCGCCACCACCATTGACGCCGTCACGGCCGACGGCGTTTTCCTCGGCGGGATGATCTTGCCGGGACTGGGACTGATGGCCAGTTCGCTGGCGCGCAACACGGCGCAGCTGCCGCAAATCGCCAGCGACGCCATGCTGCCGGCCGGCTTTGCCGACAACACGGACGACGCCATCCTCTCCGGCTGCCTGGCGGCCCAGGCGGGCGCCATCGAACGGGCCGTGCGCATGCACGGCGCCAGCGCCTGCCTGCTGTCGGGCGGCGCCGCGCCGCACATCGCACCGGCCCTGGCGCTGGCGGTGCCGCTGCACCTGGTCGACAATATCGTCATGATCGGCCTGCAGGCGGCCGCGCGCGCCGGGGCCGCGGGAACACAAGGAAACCACGTATGCTGA
- a CDS encoding SPOR domain-containing protein, with product MLKFVFWLLAGVNLLVLAIGQGYLGSFRAETREPARLKNQLQASKLTLLTQEQATAPAAPPATDGAAPAAAAPAAPPSYACTEVGNFLLADGRRFEAQVATLDLGDRQSRRNVAGQDISSYMVYIPPQGSKEGADRKAGELKQLGVTNYFIMNESSPLRWGISLGVFKSETSAQSQLAMLNKQGVHSARVAPRYSASKQFAYQFRDLDAATRARLEKIKAQFPEQELRSCK from the coding sequence ATGCTGAAATTCGTCTTCTGGCTGCTGGCCGGCGTCAACCTGCTGGTGCTGGCCATCGGCCAGGGTTATCTGGGCAGTTTTCGCGCCGAGACGCGCGAACCGGCGCGCCTGAAAAACCAGCTACAGGCGAGCAAGCTCACCTTGCTGACGCAGGAGCAGGCCACGGCGCCTGCCGCACCGCCGGCCACCGACGGCGCGGCACCGGCAGCGGCCGCACCAGCGGCGCCGCCATCGTATGCGTGCACGGAAGTGGGCAATTTCCTGCTGGCCGATGGCCGCCGCTTCGAAGCGCAAGTGGCGACGCTGGACCTGGGCGACCGCCAGTCGCGCCGCAACGTGGCCGGCCAGGACATTTCCAGCTACATGGTGTACATCCCGCCGCAGGGCAGCAAGGAAGGCGCCGACCGCAAGGCCGGCGAATTGAAACAGCTGGGCGTGACGAACTACTTCATCATGAATGAAAGCAGCCCGCTGCGCTGGGGCATTTCACTGGGCGTGTTCAAGTCGGAAACGAGCGCGCAAAGCCAGCTGGCAATGCTCAACAAACAGGGCGTGCACAGCGCCCGCGTCGCGCCGCGCTACAGCGCCAGCAAGCAATTCGCTTACCAGTTCCGCGACCTCGACGCGGCCACGCGCGCGCGGCTGGAGAAAATCAAGGCGCAGTTCCCGGAGCAGGAACTGCGCTCCTGTAAATGA
- a CDS encoding SDR family oxidoreductase — protein sequence MHRVFITGASSGLGAALALRYARQGAHLGLLARRGDTLQQLIASLPHPERHRAYAVDVCDHAALKSAADDFIAHAGGIDVVIASAGVSYGTLSEHAEDLDAFARLMAINVTATVATFAPFIAAMKNQGSGRLVGIGSVAGIRGLPGAEAYSASKAAVISYCESLRLELKPAGIKVVTITPGYIDTPMTRHNAYHMPFLMPAEKFAARAARAIADGDSYRVIPWQMGVVAKLLRALPNAVYDRAFANAPHKARN from the coding sequence ATGCATCGCGTTTTCATCACGGGCGCGTCGAGTGGATTGGGCGCCGCCCTGGCGCTGCGGTACGCGCGCCAGGGCGCCCATTTGGGCTTGCTGGCCCGCCGCGGCGACACCCTGCAGCAACTGATCGCGTCCCTGCCCCACCCTGAACGCCACCGCGCCTACGCCGTCGATGTCTGCGACCACGCCGCCCTGAAAAGCGCGGCAGATGACTTCATCGCCCATGCCGGCGGCATCGACGTCGTTATCGCCAGCGCCGGCGTATCCTACGGCACCCTGAGCGAGCACGCGGAAGACCTCGACGCCTTCGCCCGCCTCATGGCCATCAACGTCACGGCCACCGTCGCCACCTTCGCGCCCTTCATCGCCGCCATGAAAAACCAGGGCAGCGGACGCCTGGTGGGTATCGGCAGCGTGGCCGGTATCCGCGGCCTGCCCGGCGCCGAAGCCTACAGCGCCTCGAAGGCGGCCGTCATCAGCTACTGCGAATCACTGCGCCTGGAATTGAAACCGGCCGGCATCAAGGTCGTCACCATCACGCCCGGCTACATCGACACGCCGATGACGCGCCACAACGCCTACCACATGCCCTTTTTGATGCCGGCCGAAAAATTCGCCGCACGCGCCGCGCGTGCTATCGCCGACGGCGACAGCTACCGCGTGATCCCGTGGCAGATGGGCGTCGTCGCCAAGCTGCTGCGCGCGCTGCCCAATGCCGTCTACGACCGGGCCTTCGCGAATGCGCCGCACAAGGCGCGCAACTGA
- a CDS encoding biotin--[acetyl-CoA-carboxylase] ligase, protein MTKHSDLNSAAIAAHCATGAAHVCIEVVDETGSTNADLLARCATLAGPTLRIAGQQTAGRGRAGRPWVSQADASLMFSLAWHFKGPLHQLVGLPLAVGVALAETMSSLGVPVQLKWPNDLLKDGHKLAGILVETQQAPDGGVWAVIGCGINLLMPDALERQIGRSVSAVPWLAQMERNTLVAALLSRLAGVLAEFDDTGFAPFTERWNLLHAWQGQHVKILDNGQLLQQGVAAGVDHLGRLLLRTDGGLQEVMSGDVSLRLLGE, encoded by the coding sequence ATGACGAAGCACTCAGACTTGAACAGCGCGGCCATCGCCGCCCATTGCGCCACGGGCGCCGCCCACGTATGCATAGAGGTGGTCGACGAAACGGGATCGACCAACGCCGATCTGCTGGCGCGCTGCGCCACCCTGGCCGGCCCGACCCTGCGCATCGCCGGCCAGCAAACTGCCGGACGGGGGCGCGCCGGACGGCCGTGGGTGTCGCAGGCGGACGCCAGCCTGATGTTCTCGCTGGCCTGGCACTTCAAGGGACCACTGCATCAGCTGGTGGGATTGCCGCTGGCCGTCGGCGTGGCGCTGGCCGAAACCATGTCCTCGCTGGGCGTGCCGGTGCAGCTGAAGTGGCCGAACGACCTGCTCAAGGATGGCCATAAACTGGCCGGCATCCTCGTCGAAACGCAGCAGGCGCCCGACGGCGGCGTGTGGGCCGTCATCGGCTGCGGCATCAATCTGCTGATGCCCGATGCGCTGGAACGGCAGATCGGCCGCAGCGTCTCGGCCGTGCCCTGGCTGGCGCAGATGGAACGCAATACCCTGGTGGCCGCGCTCTTGAGCCGCCTGGCCGGCGTGCTGGCCGAATTCGACGACACGGGCTTTGCGCCGTTTACGGAGCGCTGGAACCTGCTGCACGCCTGGCAGGGCCAGCACGTGAAAATCCTCGACAACGGCCAGCTGCTGCAGCAAGGCGTGGCGGCCGGCGTGGATCACCTGGGCCGCCTGCTGCTGCGCACCGATGGCGGCCTGCAGGAAGTCATGTCCGGCGACGTGTCCTTGCGCCTGCTGGGGGAGTAA
- a CDS encoding thiol:disulfide interchange protein DsbA/DsbL codes for MRFLKNILIAAALCTAAMGASASPADPKNGVEYETLPTPQATESGKKIEVTEFFAYYCPHCNVLEPQLAAWVKKQGDNIVFKRVHVSRDESVAPQQRLFFTLQAMGLVDKLHTSVFHAMHVERNRLNTDDAVFDFVAKQGVDRQKFIDTYRSMGISARVRRADAMMQGYNVTFWPMIAIDGRYITSPSQADQGSKSAKNEEQLNAQALTVMDVLVAKAKAEKK; via the coding sequence ATGCGTTTTCTGAAGAACATCCTGATCGCCGCCGCACTGTGCACCGCCGCCATGGGCGCATCGGCCTCGCCGGCCGACCCGAAGAACGGCGTCGAATACGAAACCCTGCCCACGCCGCAGGCGACGGAATCGGGCAAGAAAATCGAAGTGACGGAATTCTTCGCCTATTACTGCCCGCATTGCAACGTGCTCGAGCCGCAACTGGCGGCCTGGGTCAAGAAACAGGGCGACAACATCGTCTTCAAGCGCGTGCACGTGTCGCGCGATGAGAGCGTGGCGCCGCAGCAGCGGCTGTTCTTCACCCTGCAAGCCATGGGCCTGGTCGACAAGCTGCACACCAGCGTCTTCCACGCCATGCATGTGGAACGCAACCGCCTGAACACCGACGATGCCGTCTTCGATTTCGTCGCCAAGCAGGGCGTGGACCGCCAGAAATTCATCGACACCTACCGTTCGATGGGCATTTCGGCCCGCGTGCGCCGTGCGGATGCCATGATGCAGGGCTATAACGTGACGTTCTGGCCCATGATCGCCATCGACGGCCGCTACATCACGTCGCCTTCGCAAGCCGATCAGGGCAGCAAGTCGGCCAAGAACGAAGAGCAGTTGAACGCCCAGGCGCTCACCGTGATGGACGTGCTGGTCGCGAAAGCCAAAGCGGAAAAGAAATAA